A single genomic interval of Bos javanicus breed banteng chromosome 8, ARS-OSU_banteng_1.0, whole genome shotgun sequence harbors:
- the LOC133252847 gene encoding spermatogenesis-associated protein 31E1-like, translating to MEYLLFSPKSTFDTWLNSSYTAWTIEIILAVLCGLGLFFLFLPCHQNNPSFPRPRKRGTSRKHRMDLRGRSRSRKRSGALKVCRDCLEELEGIRNLVLLLQSHVGSLLDKKSFHQLSWQDPPGVGQEAAPAGAHQPSMEPLEEAVSTISPAPLTQDPVPLASTLSAEPQDRSNLEKIPFDTVAKSSPPGNSFSASTISAMANLGLFTSYPISFLSCWWDTTKALFFPTSSQSKSWKEDLSPHPTKAPSWGRNIDKHVEIGSPSFINPDVQKLLEILITKRAELRICKEGKKDWSFSEQMSPDYHLNTSGNMWKSLGTEQDITTPQSFWNVKDKPEQLPEPQELLYPESLRDHIEQKYSQLFWGLPSLHSESLVAAALVPGSSSQSQAPFVLFNGISTVFPVSIQPEIPLSLSQDPLLPCAGTQPQPFTQNLTVYQPLPMVQIQGQSYLPSPLLFRPTYSSPQMSTCGLYYLPFQNNPLYFIPTETQSLEYPLLQKQLKTEMLLPSVNKRSQEVFSQLIPNCPQDTGEPQAQRLVPGPHGDLIKSDLQKQHLQKKPIEDQLKGSRLRSIHLSLQLSSSQCQFLVTYQAQGKQGSWQLSAFRGKRSQNAQKTRSRCPRRSHRRSQMKFQLETDFSEGLRPCLKGISKDPSRSSFPKKFLQTNSEKESERYLLRPSKSDLLRPSKSDSRDYLLSGPDKKHLEKVLKAHLDKKLRQIDQGLFPVTVRRSWLAATHASKTHLHKETRTLASLKHWKPRINISHELSFLNPSIQQMLEAHIIRFRVRHRWDTSKQGSEPVNLKPSEAQPSSLPTSTFSLSAIWQPGPQSKTNVSKFLGKPQPRQGKQMITKASVPSLGSLLPAPIPVRWDIQRALGKISPGDSCGPSEAPLTGQKGRPPCQMPAPNLKGRTRQSGTVLRARKSSLNPSLKMEESWGWLSKYPCHNALILDMGLKSQSSRAKQKANEDPAWEVFLGPTVPVNSQTSNMNLRRSDEPVTKKTLPPPTNSVGQYSVEPHFKTQVASKFELGSKLESENQLQGRATVDLLQQSHTDVLLQDYTTGMLLQDFATNLLLQDPHTDVLLAADILASHRSSSQMEYASGDTPASQVPYDLKVSAQSTQEQQKFQKPKLKDPFKSQREMLAPNEEWRDFQSFQPGEHEEMSIQRQQKHRKPKVRDPCKGQFASADEGEICEKLEPEEDREIISQGKMFAPTEERRDCKRLQQEEDEDMKSKREMLAIVDEWRKARRLQSRRQQKPNVRDPCKGPFPSIQEEGICENLESEEDEEINSQIEMCPPAGEWWGFNKPLPRRLQKTESQSKILTSTEACRAFKRFQPGEPEEMKSQKERLTPTEEWKSIRRLQPGEREKAESSQRQQKPRKPEVRGSCKGTFSSLDEGEICEYLEPEESEEMNSQTEVCPPAGEWRGFKKPPPKGHEETKSRSKMLTSPEDGRAFKRPLPRESEETNSQNKMLIPADEWKAFKRPPREDHEKTKSQSKMLTSTEELRSIGKLQAGEQEMGSSRRQQKEQKPRKPKVRDPCKGPFASLDEGEICENLEPEKDEEMNSQTEVCPPAEEWRGFKKPPPKGHEETKSRSEMLTSPEDSRAFKRPLPRESEEVKGQREVITPAAEWKSVRRLQPGEHEKTCSQRQQKPRKTKARDPCKGPFASVDEGEICERPKPEDDEEMHSQSRMLAPTDERKGNWRPKLGKYEERNSGRRASHTRVMSQSPQARETESLGVKYLQFSPEKEQLLPESYLKKRMRHFLQCLGANKKDKQIEETFQKGRPASAAAQCQEQIKDKFIVDGRIIDPEMIGTVVGQVLAEKFGFQQGTHSSEVNHHREQLQALVGGHSHHHRTLCSSEQRKMLKTSAHSHQANPKDRSHLSKSRHTRDRGDRRTFSPREPESTVRPCQHGPGDLHHCSICWLQKCVSSGQQECAPHASPGRKMFVQEKIQYLQRKPVFSHVNTSSMC from the exons ATGGagtatcttctcttttctccaaaaaGCACTTTTGACACTTGGTTGAACTCCAGTTACACTGCCTGGACAATTGAAATCATCCTTGCCGTTCTGTGTGGACTGGGTCTCTTTTTCCTGTTCCTTCCCTGCCACCAGAATAATCCATCTTTTCCTCGTCCTAGGAAACGTGGAACTAGCAGGAAG caTCGAATGGATCTGAGAGGGAGAAGCAGGAGTAGGAAGAGAAGCGGAGCTTTGAAAG TTTGCAGAGATTGCCTGGAAGAGCTGGAAGGGATCCGCAACCTGGTTTTACTtcttcagag CCATGTGGGAAGTCTCCTTGATAAAAAGAGTTTTCATCAGCTCTCCTGGCAAGATCCTCCTGGCGTGGGACAGGAAGCAGCTCCTGCTGGAGCCCACCAGCCTAGCATGGAGCCTTTGGAGGAGGCTGTTTCCACCATATCCCCAGCTCCTCTGACCCAGGACCCTGTGCCTTTGGCCTCCACCTTATCAGCAGAACCTCAAGACAGATCCAACTTGGAGAAAATCCCATTTGATACTGTTGCAAAAAGCTCCCCTCCAGGTAACTCTTTTTCGGCATCTACCATCTCGGCCATGGCAAACCTTGGCCTCTTCACAAGCTACCCCATTTCTTTCCTGTCCTGCTGGTGGGACACTACCAAGGCCTTGTTCTTTCCCACCTCGTCACAGAGCAAGTCCTGGAAAGAAGACCTGTCCCCCCACCCAACAAAGGCCCCATCCTGGGGGCGCAATATAGACAAGCATGTAGAGATTGGTAGCCCCTCATTTATCAACCCTGATGTCCAAAAGCTGCTGGAGATCCTAATCACCAAGAGAGCAGAGCTGAGGATTTgtaaggagggaaaaaaggacTGGTCATTCTCAGAGCAAATGAGCCCAGACTACCATCTGAACACTTCAGGGAATATGTGGAAATCACTGGGTACTGAGCAGGACATCACAACCCCTCAATCTTTCTGGAATGTGAAAGACAAACCAGAGCAGCTACCTGAGCCACAGGAGCTTTTATATCCTGAGAGTCTGAGGGATCACATAGAGCAGAAATACAGCCAGCTCTTTTGGGGTCTCCCCTCTCTGCACAGTGAGTCCCTGGTGGCAGCTGCCCTTGTCCCTGGGAGCTCCTCTCAATCACAGGCACCCTTTGTTTTATTCAATGGAATCTCTACTGTCTTTCCAGTCTCAATTCAACCTGAAATACCTTTAAGTCTTTCCCAGGACCCACTCTTGCCCTGTGCTGGGACCCAACCCCAGCCTTTCACTCAAAACTTGACTGTGTACCAGCCCCTACCTATGGTTCAGATCCAAGGCCAGTCCTATCTCCCATCGCCTCTCCTCTTCAGACCAACTTATTCTTCACCCCAGATGAGTACCTGTGGGCTCTACTATCTTCCATTTCAGAACAACCCACTATATTTTATCCCAACTGAAACTCAAAGTCTGGAGTACCCCTTGTTGCAGAAGCAACTGAAAACTGAGATGCTTTTACCCTCTGTGAACAAGAGATCACAGGAAGTCTTTAGCCAACTCATTCCCAACTGTCCCCAGGACACTGGGGAGCCCCAGGCCCAAAGGTTAGTCCCTGGTCCTCATGGAGACTTAATCAAATCTGATCTCCAGAAGCAACATCTTCAAAAGAAGCCCATAGAAGATCAACTCAAGGGGAGCCGGCTCCGCAGCATCCACCTGTCTCTACAACTGAGTTCATCTCAGTGCCAATTCCTAGTGACTTATCAGGCCCAGGGCAAGCAAGGATCCTGGCAGCTGTCTGCTTTTAGAGGCAAAAGGAGCCAGAACGCCCAGAAGACAAGGTCCAGGTGCCCTAGGAGATCCCATCGAAGGAGTCAGATGAAGTTCCAGCTAGAAACAGATTTTAGCGAGGGTCTAAGGCCGTGTCTGAAGGGTATCTCGAAAGATCCCTCCAGGTCCAGCTTCCCCAAGAAGTTTCTGCAAACGAACTCTGAGAAGGAGTCAGAAAGATACTTGCTGAGGCCCTCAAAGAGTGATTTGCTGAGGCCATCGAAGAGTGACTCCAGAGATTACTTACTCAGTGGCCCAGATAAGAAACATCTAGAAAAAGTCTTAAAAGCCCATTTAGACAAAAAGTTGAGGCAGATTGATCAGGGTTTGTTCCCTGTGACAGTGCGTCGATCCTGGCTTGCTGCCACCCATGCTTCTAAGACCCACCTtcacaaggaaaccagaactctAGCATCACTGAAGCATTGGAAACCCCGTATAAATATCTCCCATGAGCTTTCTTTCCTCAATCCAAGCATTCAACAAATGCTGGAAGCACATATCATAAGGTTTCGGGTAAGGCACAGGTGGGACACATCCAAACAGGGCTCTGAGCCTGTAAATCTCAAACCATCTGAAGCTCAACCCTCGTCCCTTCCAACATCCACATTTTCCCTCTCAGCCATCTGGCAACCTGGGCCACAGTCAAAAACCAACGTTTCTAAGTTCTTGGGAAAACCTCAGCCCCGTCAGGGAAAGCAAATGAtaacaaaagcatcagttccctCCCTGGGGAGTCTCCTCCCGGCTCCCATACCTGTAAGGTGGGACATCCAGAGGGCCCTGGGAAAGATTTCACCTGGTGACAGTTGTGGGCCCTCAGAGGCCCCACTGACTGGACAGAAGGGCAGGCCACCTTGTCAGATGCCTGCACCCAACCTCAAGGGTAGAACCCGGCAGAGTGGGACTGTCCTGAGGGCCAGGAAAAGCAGCCTAAACCCCAGTCTCAAAATGGAAGAGAGTTGGGGTTGGCTCTCAAAATATCCCTGCCATAATGCATTAATACTGGACATGGGCTTAAAGTCCCAATCTTCAAGGGCCAAACAGAAGGCCAATGAGGACCCTGCCTGGGAAGTCTTCTTGGGTCCCACTGTGCCAGTCAACTCCCAAACCAGCAACATGAATCTGAGGAGATCAGATGAGCCAGTCACCAAGAAAACTCTGCCACCACCCACAAACTCAGTTGGCCAATATTCAGTGGAGCCACATTTTAAAACACAGGTGGCTAGTAAATTTGAGTTGGGAAGCAAGTTAGAATCAGAGAACCAGCTTCAAGGCCGTGCCACAGTTGACCTCCTGCAACAGTCTCACACTGATGTCCTCCTTCAAGACTACACCACTGGCATGCTCCTCCAGGACTTTGCCACCAACCTGCTCCTTCAAGACCCTCACACTGACGTGCTCCTTGCTGCAGACATCTTGGCTTCTCACAGGTCAAGTTCCCAGATGGAATACGCTAGTGGGGACACACCAGCTTCACAGGTGCCATATGACCTCAAAGTGAGTGCACAGAGCACCCAGGAACAGCAGAAATTTCAAAAACCAAAACTGAAGGACCCATTTAAGAGCCAGAGAGAGATGCTTGCTCCAAATGAAGAGTGGAGGGACTTTCAGAGTTTCCAACCAGGAGAACATGAAGAAATGAGTATCCAGAGACAACAGAAACACAGGAAACCAAAAGTGAGGGACCCATGTAAGGGCCAGTTTGCCTCAGCTGATGAAGGAGAGATTTGTGAGAAGCTCGAGCCAGAAGAAGATAGAGAAATCATCAGCCAAGGCAAGATGTTTGCTCCAACTGAGGAGAGGAGGGATTGTAAGAGACTCCAACAAGAAGAGGATGAAGACATGAAGAGCAAGAGGGAGATGCTTGCCATAGTTGATGAGTGGAGGAAGGCTAGGAGGCTCCAATCAAGAAGACAGCAGAAACCAAATGTTAGGGATCCTTGTAAGGGCCCATTTCCCTCAATTCAGGAGGAGGGGATCTGTGAAAACCTCGAATCAGAAGAGGATGAAGAAATAAACAGCCAAATTGAGATGTGTCCCCCAGCTGGGGAGTGGTGGGGTTTTAACAAACCCCTACCAAGAAGACTTCAAAAAACTGAAAGCCAGAGCAAGATACTCACCTCAACTGAGGCCTGTAGGGCTTTTAAGAGATTCCAACCAGGAGAGCCTGAAGAAATGAAGAGCCAGAAGGAGAGGCTTACTCCAACTGAAGAGTGGAAGAGTATTAGGAGGCTCCAACCAGGAGAACGTGAAAAAGCAGAGAGTAGCCAACGACAACAGAAACCCAGGAAACCAGAAGTCAGGGGCTCATGTAAAGGCACATTTTCCTCACTTGATGAAGGGGAGATCTGTGAGTACCTTGAAccagaagagagtgaagaaatgAACAGCCAAACCGAGGTGTGTCCCCCAGCTGGGGAGTGGAGGGGTTTTAAGAAGCCTCCACCAAAAGGACATGAAGAAACCAAAAGCAGGAGCAAGATGCTCACCTCACCTGAGGACGGCAGGGCTTTTAAGAGGCCCCTACCCAGAGAGTCTGAAGAAACTAATAGTCAGAACAAGATGCTCATCCCAGCTGATGAGTGGAAGGCTTTTAAGCGGCCCCCACGAGAAGatcatgaaaaaacaaaaagtcagaGCAAGATGCTCACCTCAACTGAAGAGTTGAGGAGTATTGGGAAGCTCCAAGCAGGAGAACAAGAAATGGGGAGTAGTCGACGACAACAGAAAGAACAGAAACCCAGGAAACCAAAAGTTAGGGACCCTTGTAAGGGCCCGTTTGCCTCACTTGATGAGGGGGAGATCTGTGAGAACCTTGAACCAGAAAAGGATGAAGAAATGAACAGCCAAACCGAGGTGTGTCCCCCAGCTGAGGAGTGGAGGGGTTTTAAGAAGCCTCCACCAAAAGGACATGAAGAAACCAAAAGCAGGAGCGAGATGCTCACCTCACCTGAGGACAGCAGGGCTTTTAAGAGGCCCCTACCCAGAGAGTCTGAAGAAGTGAAGGGCCAGAGGGAGGTGATAACCCCAGCTGCGGAGTGGAAGAGTGTTAGGAGGCTCCAACCAGGAGAACATGAAAAAACATGTAGTCAACGACAACAGAAACCCAGGAAAACAAAAGCTAGGGACCCATGCAAGGGCCCGTTTGCCTCAGTTGATGAGGGCGAGATCTGTGAGAGGCCCAAACCAGAAGACGATGAAGAAATGCATAGCCAAAGCAGGATGTTGGCCCCAACTGATGAGAGGAAGGGCAATTGGAggcccaaattgggaaagtatgAAGAAAGGAATTCAGGACGAAGGGCTTCTCATACCAGAGTGATGAGCCAGTCTCCTCAGGCGAGAGAAACAGAGTCTCTTGGGGTAAAATACCTCCAGTTCTCACCAGAAAAGGAACAACTTTTACCAGAAAGCTACTTGAAAAAAAGGATGAGGCACTTTCTGCAGTGTCTTGGCGccaataaaaaagacaaacaaatagaAGAAACCTTTCAAAAAGGCAGGCCTGCATCAGCGGCTGCTCAGTGCCAGGAACAAATCAAGGACAAATTCATTGTAGATGGCAGGATTATTGATCCTGAGATGATTGGAACAGTTGTTGGACAGGTCCTAGCAGAGAAATTTGGGTTTCAACAAGGAACCCACTCCTCAGAAGTAAATCACCACAGAGAACAGCTTCAGGCCCTAGTGGGTGGGCATTCCCACCACCACAGGACTCTCTGTTCCTCGGAACAGAGAAAAATGTTGAAAACTTCAGCGCACAGTCACCAAGCCAATCCCAAGGACCGCAGCCATCTCAGCAAGAGCAGGCATACCAGAGACAGGGGCGACAGGCGGACCTTCTCACCCAGGGAGCCAGAGTCCACAGTCAGACCCTGCCAGCATGGTCCAGGGGACCTGCACCATTGCTCAATATGCTGGCTTCAAAAATGTGTCTCCTCTGGTCAACAAGAGTGTGCTCCTCATGCCTCTCCTGGTAGGAAAATGTTTGTACAAGAAAAAATTCAGTACCTGCAGAGAAAACCTGTTTTTTCTCATGTTAACACATCATCTATGTGCTAA